The sequence below is a genomic window from Mycobacterium heidelbergense.
GCCGAAGTCGAGGCCGGGCACTATCGGGCAACGCGAGTCGGCCCCGGTTGACGCCACAGTCAGCCCGTGGGTCACCATCGTGTGGGACGACCCGGTCAACCTGATGACGTATGTGACGTATGTCTTCCAGAAGCTGTTCGGGTACAGCGAGCCGCACGCCACCAAGCTGATGCTGCAGGTGCACAACGAGGGTAAGGCGGTGGTGTCGTCGGGCAGCCGGGAATCCATGGAAGTCGACGTGTCCAAGCTGCACGCCGCCGGTTTGTGGGCGACGATGCAGCAGGACCGGTGAGGTTCGAGGTCGTCCGGGACTTTTTGTGCGCAAATGGAAGCGCGTCGAGACTGCCAACGGTCCCCGTTTTCGGTCCGCTTTGGCCTCCCATGAGGCTGTCCTGCTCAAGAATCTCGTCACGGCGATGATCGGCTTGCTCGACGAGCGCGAATCTTCCGCGCCGGCAGACGAACTGGAAGAGATCACCGGCATCAAGACCGGGAACGCGGAACCCCCGCGCGATCCGACGCTGCGCCGGCTGCTGCCGGATTTCCACAACCCGGACGACCCGGGCGACCGGGACGACCCGGACGACGAGGCCCCGTCCCGCGGCGATGGCTACCAGAGCCTCAACGCCGCGCTGCGCAGCCTGCACGAGCCGGAGATCATCGACGCCAAACGCGCTGCGGCGCAACGGCTATTGGACACCCTTCCCGAAGGTGGCGGCCGCTTCGAGCTGGCCGAGGACGACGCGAACGCGTGGGTCGCGGCGGTCAACGACGTTCGGTTGACGCTGGGGGTCATGCTCGAGATCGGGCCCGAGGGGCCGGATCGCCTGCCGGCCGACCATCCGCTGGCCGTGCACTTCGACGTCTACCAGTGGCTGACCGTCCTGCAGGAATACCTCGTTCTGGCGTTGATGGGGCCCCGATGAACTCCATCACCGACGTCGGGGGCATCCGCGTCGGTCACCATCACCGGCTCGACCCTGACGCGTCTCTGGGCTCCGGTTGGGCCTGCGGCGTGACG
It includes:
- the aosR gene encoding oxidative stress transcriptional regulator AosR, which codes for MRKWKRVETANGPRFRSALASHEAVLLKNLVTAMIGLLDERESSAPADELEEITGIKTGNAEPPRDPTLRRLLPDFHNPDDPGDRDDPDDEAPSRGDGYQSLNAALRSLHEPEIIDAKRAAAQRLLDTLPEGGGRFELAEDDANAWVAAVNDVRLTLGVMLEIGPEGPDRLPADHPLAVHFDVYQWLTVLQEYLVLALMGPR
- the clpS gene encoding ATP-dependent Clp protease adapter ClpS, with product MVVASAPTEPKSRPGTIGQRESAPVDATVSPWVTIVWDDPVNLMTYVTYVFQKLFGYSEPHATKLMLQVHNEGKAVVSSGSRESMEVDVSKLHAAGLWATMQQDR